The Gammaproteobacteria bacterium genome contains a region encoding:
- a CDS encoding Membrane fusion protein (MFP) family protein, translated as MINKFLAERTNKKERVDVDFLPDADAIEQRPLGGVTRWTIYSLVGMIVALVSWASISEIDEIVTGHGRLVTRQPNLIVQPIETAIIQSIDVRVGQIVRKGQRLASLDPTFVAADESQLRGRLSSLDAKTKRLEQELAKSGEGKNPPHQTEDEKLQSDIRVARIASYRSRMTQFDETLEKLKASLLTNQSDQQSLTARVKLLKEMEVMQERLLAQNIGARQRYLEAQEKRLEVDRDLGMVRHREEEIRREILAAQAERESFSRDWHQRTMEDLAQIRSERDTVSDQLQKAEKRRALVTLETPVDAIVLEVAKLSVGSVAREAEPLVTLVPLDVPLDAEVQIDATEIGFVKIGDVVRIKFDAFPFQKHGTLPGSVEMITEDAFSRDSAQRRAAGQTSDVYYLADIALGTTRLENVGKDFRLFPGLTLSAEIKVGKRKVISYFLYPILRTLDEGIRER; from the coding sequence ATGATAAATAAGTTTCTAGCTGAACGAACCAACAAAAAAGAACGGGTTGACGTTGATTTTCTCCCGGATGCGGATGCTATTGAGCAGCGTCCGTTGGGAGGCGTGACCCGTTGGACAATCTATTCTTTGGTAGGAATGATCGTCGCCCTTGTTTCTTGGGCGAGCATTTCCGAGATCGATGAGATTGTTACCGGCCATGGAAGATTGGTAACCAGGCAACCCAACCTGATCGTTCAACCCATCGAAACGGCCATTATTCAATCCATTGATGTCCGGGTTGGTCAGATTGTCAGAAAAGGACAGCGCCTCGCCTCCCTCGACCCAACTTTTGTGGCTGCAGACGAATCACAGCTAAGAGGACGCCTCTCCAGCCTTGATGCAAAAACTAAACGCTTGGAGCAAGAATTGGCAAAAAGTGGCGAAGGAAAAAATCCTCCTCATCAAACGGAAGACGAGAAACTTCAGTCTGATATTCGTGTTGCCCGCATCGCCAGTTATCGTTCGCGCATGACGCAATTCGATGAAACTCTCGAAAAATTGAAGGCATCACTCCTTACTAATCAAAGCGATCAGCAATCGTTGACCGCACGCGTTAAACTGCTTAAAGAAATGGAAGTAATGCAGGAACGTCTCTTGGCACAAAATATCGGCGCCCGCCAGCGTTACCTTGAGGCCCAAGAAAAACGACTCGAGGTGGACCGCGATTTGGGTATGGTCAGACACAGAGAAGAGGAAATTCGCCGAGAAATTCTTGCAGCACAGGCTGAACGTGAGAGCTTCTCGCGGGATTGGCATCAACGTACGATGGAAGATTTGGCCCAGATCCGTAGCGAACGTGATACCGTTTCCGACCAATTACAAAAAGCCGAGAAACGGCGTGCCTTGGTAACTCTGGAAACTCCCGTCGACGCCATCGTCTTAGAGGTCGCAAAACTCTCGGTCGGTTCGGTCGCCCGCGAGGCGGAACCTCTGGTTACCTTGGTGCCTTTGGATGTTCCCTTGGATGCGGAGGTACAGATCGATGCAACAGAAATCGGTTTTGTGAAGATCGGCGATGTGGTTCGTATCAAATTCGATGCTTTTCCCTTCCAGAAACACGGTACGTTGCCGGGGAGCGTAGAAATGATTACGGAAGATGCCTTCTCCCGAGATTCTGCACAGCGTCGTGCCGCAGGACAAACCAGTGATGTTTACTATCTTGCTGACATTGCCTTGGGGACCACACGATTGGAAAATGTGGGAAAGGATTTTAGACTCTTTCCCGGATTGACCC
- a CDS encoding ATP-binding cassette subfamily B protein: protein MTDTTQNKSIGTAVQCLAAVAQHHGITLSPEKLDHDYAFERREPTIEQFIRMAEENGLKARYQSTDWAGLLSLKGVFPIFAVLDNGNWVIVVGMRKEERGVRVALLDPLEVGTNLLLLDSTQFCTRWKGDAVFAKRIFSVTDEDQPFGLRWFLPEILRQRAAFRDIAVVAIFMMLLGLASPIFFQLIADKVLVHESYSTLYVLSVGILIAIFFESAFGFLRQYLVLGATNKIDMRLARRTFSHLLSLPIEFFESSSAGIIIKHVQQIEQIRHFLTGNLFMTMLELSGLLVFGPMLFFYSAKLAALVLLFATIMALVVAVLIKPFRARLEKLYEAEARRQALLVESIHGMRTVKALALEPVRRREWDNRSANSIANYFRVGQMSNIAVTLTHTLERLMGITILVLGAQEVFAHNLSLGTLIAFQMISGRVSGPLVQIVGLANEYQKIAVSVRMLGEVMNRPGEGRGRGVGLRPRLQGGITFEQVGFRYPGSTSMTLDDISLNLKAGMVVGVVGRSGSGKTTLTRLIQGMYSVNQGVIRMDGLDIREIELSHLRSSIGVVLQENFMFRGTVRDNISISKPNGTLNEIIAAAQAAGADEFIERLPQGYDTLLEENGANLSGGQKQRLSIARAILPAPRILILDEAASALDPDSEAIFIRNLARISVGKTVIMVSHRLSTLVKADAIIVFDRGRIMDVGTHSELLPRCEIYRHLWHQQTGMPDFHDK from the coding sequence ATGACAGATACCACGCAAAATAAATCGATCGGCACGGCGGTACAATGCCTCGCTGCGGTAGCTCAGCACCACGGCATTACGCTCTCCCCCGAAAAGCTCGATCACGACTATGCCTTTGAACGCCGTGAACCGACCATCGAACAATTTATTCGAATGGCGGAAGAAAATGGCCTCAAGGCGCGTTATCAATCCACCGATTGGGCGGGATTATTATCTCTCAAGGGGGTCTTCCCAATATTCGCTGTTTTGGATAACGGCAATTGGGTCATCGTGGTCGGGATGCGTAAGGAAGAGCGCGGGGTACGAGTTGCGCTATTGGACCCACTGGAGGTAGGCACCAATCTACTGCTGTTGGATAGCACCCAATTTTGTACTCGATGGAAAGGTGATGCGGTATTCGCCAAAAGGATTTTTTCGGTAACCGATGAGGACCAGCCGTTCGGATTGCGTTGGTTCCTACCGGAGATCCTGCGGCAGCGTGCGGCCTTTCGCGATATTGCAGTAGTGGCGATCTTTATGATGTTGCTAGGATTGGCCTCGCCAATCTTCTTCCAGTTGATCGCCGATAAGGTTCTGGTCCATGAAAGTTATTCGACCCTCTATGTCCTGTCCGTCGGTATTCTGATCGCAATCTTCTTTGAATCGGCCTTTGGCTTTTTACGTCAATATCTGGTGCTGGGAGCAACGAATAAGATTGATATGCGACTGGCGCGGCGTACCTTCTCGCATTTGTTGTCGCTACCGATTGAATTCTTTGAATCGTCCTCTGCCGGAATAATCATCAAGCATGTTCAACAGATTGAACAGATTCGACACTTCCTGACCGGCAATTTGTTTATGACCATGCTGGAATTGTCTGGGCTGCTGGTGTTTGGGCCAATGCTGTTTTTCTATAGTGCAAAGCTGGCGGCGCTCGTGCTTCTTTTTGCGACCATAATGGCGTTAGTGGTCGCTGTGCTGATTAAACCGTTCCGGGCGCGTTTGGAAAAATTGTATGAGGCGGAGGCAAGACGGCAGGCGTTGTTGGTGGAATCAATCCACGGTATGCGCACGGTCAAGGCCTTGGCCCTGGAACCGGTGCGGCGGCGGGAGTGGGATAATCGGAGCGCAAATTCGATCGCCAATTACTTCAGAGTTGGGCAGATGTCCAATATTGCTGTGACCTTGACCCACACCCTGGAAAGATTGATGGGAATTACCATCCTGGTCTTGGGTGCACAGGAGGTGTTTGCCCATAACCTATCGTTGGGAACATTGATTGCTTTTCAGATGATCTCTGGCCGCGTGTCAGGGCCACTCGTCCAGATCGTGGGCTTGGCAAATGAATACCAGAAAATCGCGGTATCGGTGCGCATGTTGGGAGAGGTTATGAATCGCCCCGGAGAGGGCCGTGGTCGAGGCGTGGGATTACGTCCCCGCCTGCAAGGAGGAATTACCTTCGAGCAAGTTGGTTTCCGATATCCTGGCTCGACCAGCATGACCCTTGATGATATCTCCTTGAATCTCAAAGCCGGAATGGTTGTGGGGGTGGTTGGGCGAAGCGGTTCTGGAAAAACAACGCTGACTCGATTGATTCAAGGAATGTACTCGGTAAACCAAGGCGTAATTCGTATGGATGGTCTTGATATTCGTGAGATCGAACTCTCTCACCTGCGCAGTAGTATCGGCGTGGTGCTCCAAGAGAATTTCATGTTCCGTGGTACGGTGCGCGATAATATCTCTATCTCAAAACCCAATGGGACTCTCAATGAGATTATCGCAGCGGCCCAAGCAGCGGGTGCCGATGAGTTTATCGAGCGCCTCCCACAGGGCTACGATACCCTGCTCGAGGAAAATGGCGCCAACCTTTCCGGTGGACAGAAACAACGCCTCTCGATTGCGCGTGCGATCCTTCCAGCACCACGAATTCTAATCTTGGATGAAGCAGCCAGTGCACTTGACCCAGATAGTGAAGCTATCTTTATCCGCAACCTGGCGCGGATCTCCGTGGGTAAAACCGTAATTATGGTCTCCCACCGTCTGTCAACGTTGGTGAAGGCCGACGCTATTATTGTTTTTGACCGTGGTCGGATCATGGATGTAGGGACACATTCCGAACTATTACCACGCTGTGAGATCTATCGCCATTTGTGGCATCAACAAACAGGGATGCCTGACTTCCATGATAAATAA